Proteins from one Microcaecilia unicolor chromosome 2, aMicUni1.1, whole genome shotgun sequence genomic window:
- the LOC115462070 gene encoding SH2 domain-containing adapter protein B-like — protein MAKWLNKYFSLGNNRTKSPPQPPRPDREKRLPGPQTQQHSPRLPESDLLRAYRAQRERDFEDPYTGPGSSLRRLRAMCRDYCPPEELDEWRLRGGSPLLFRSNSERRPHCSPAGQVKYIPPKQRLIKIDSCTGDPAGGWSPSKPSKTEESKRDKCLAKCFYLST, from the exons ATGGCCAAGTGGCTGAACAAGTACTTCAGTCTGGGCAACAACCGCACCAAAAGTCCCCCGCAGCCGCCGCGGCCGGACCGCGAGAAGCGCCTGCCGGGCCCGCAGACGCAGCAGCACTCTCCCCGCTTGCCCGAGAGCGACCTGCTCCGCGCCTATCGCGCCCAGCGGGAGCGCGACTTCGAGGACCCGTACACGGGGCCCGGCTCGTCCCTGCGCCGCCTGCGGGCCATGTGCCGCGACTACTGCCCTCCCGAGGAGCTGGACGAGTGGCGGCTGCGGGGGGGCTCCCCGCTTCTCTTCCGCAGCAACAGCGAGCGCCGCCCGCACTGCTCCCCCGCCGGCCAGGTGAAGTACATCCCTCCTAAGCAGCGCCTGATCAAGATCGACAGCTGCACCGGGGACCCCGCCGGAGGCTGGAGCCCGAGTAAACCCAGCAAGACCGAAGAGAGCAAGAGAGACAAG TGCTTGGCAAAATGCTTTTATTTGAGCACCTAG